A window of Campylobacter cuniculorum DSM 23162 = LMG 24588 contains these coding sequences:
- a CDS encoding MFS transporter, giving the protein MPKKQHKFHPNDTKLDKKLVEITENPAFKIALFSMAAMTVLGSVVITSALPTITRHFEEILQNQTSFLEIFAFEHLDILTRLVLTIPAIFVVILSPIAGMLMDKFGKLCFVFPAMIIWTLSGVSGFFLNDIYAILTSRAIFGMATAFIMTGASALLGDYYSYGGFNRRENALSWQGFFCAIGGAIFISIAGYLSSYSWCYPFLVYGLGILITLLAFMYLFEPRKFKFYNHTEVEAKANYWQFFPIYFIGFFIMVIYYISPTQLPYYIEEHLGLDPKYIGVSMSVSAFCYGFFSLSYKVIVKVLNIKQIYILTLFIVGTSFLLLYFIHSYVNVLISLALLGMGGGIMLVNNSAYLFSICPENARARAYGILASCIFLGQFLSPIISQPIVRQIGLIPMFLVWAVVIYAVIVPFFFLKSKNNFN; this is encoded by the coding sequence ATGCCCAAAAAACAACACAAATTTCACCCTAATGACACAAAGCTTGACAAAAAACTCGTTGAAATTACAGAAAATCCCGCTTTTAAAATCGCCCTCTTTTCTATGGCGGCGATGACCGTTCTAGGTAGCGTTGTGATAACTTCAGCTTTACCGACAATCACGAGGCATTTTGAAGAAATTTTGCAAAATCAAACTTCATTTTTAGAAATTTTTGCTTTTGAGCATTTGGATATTTTAACGCGTCTTGTGCTGACCATTCCTGCAATTTTTGTTGTGATACTCTCTCCCATTGCAGGAATGCTTATGGATAAATTTGGCAAACTTTGTTTTGTTTTCCCTGCGATGATTATATGGACGCTATCGGGCGTGAGCGGATTTTTCTTAAATGATATTTATGCGATTCTCACTTCAAGGGCGATTTTTGGAATGGCAACAGCCTTCATTATGACGGGAGCTTCAGCCTTGCTTGGAGATTATTATAGTTATGGGGGATTTAACCGCAGAGAAAATGCGTTGAGTTGGCAGGGATTTTTTTGTGCAATAGGTGGGGCAATTTTCATTTCTATTGCAGGTTATCTTTCAAGCTATTCTTGGTGCTATCCTTTTTTGGTCTATGGACTTGGAATTTTAATCACACTTTTAGCATTTATGTATCTTTTTGAGCCTAGAAAATTTAAATTTTACAATCACACTGAAGTGGAAGCAAAGGCGAATTATTGGCAGTTTTTTCCTATTTATTTTATAGGATTTTTTATTATGGTGATTTATTATATTTCTCCAACGCAACTTCCCTATTATATCGAGGAGCATTTGGGGCTTGACCCTAAATACATAGGCGTTTCAATGTCTGTTTCAGCTTTTTGTTATGGCTTTTTCTCTTTGAGTTATAAGGTCATTGTTAAGGTTCTTAATATCAAGCAAATCTACATTCTCACGCTCTTTATTGTAGGGACTTCTTTCTTGCTTTTATATTTCATTCACAGCTATGTCAATGTCCTTATCTCTTTAGCCTTGCTTGGAATGGGCGGGGGAATTATGCTTGTGAATAATTCTGCCTATTTGTTTTCAATCTGCCCAGAAAATGCAAGGGCAAGAGCCTATGGAATCCTTGCAAGTTGTATCTTTTTAGGGCAATTTCTCTCGCCCATTATCTCTCAACCCATCGTGCGACAAATCGGACTCATTCCTATGTTTTTAGTTTGGGCTGTGGTGATTTATGCTGTGATTGTGCCTTTTTTCTTTCTCAAATCAAAGAATAATTTTAATTAA